In Crinalium epipsammum PCC 9333, the following are encoded in one genomic region:
- a CDS encoding DUF4359 domain-containing protein, with product MKGLQAVTAIVGVALVGIGAAMALTNPNQDSYEEYAVEQLTDYLQKDICPKAPSILGNSLEDQCRSIVESHQPQIKQLISKSTQRQNFILFSIYQTDLSPSTIVAFLPANTLPGYHFETVGAIDNFYTYQAQQR from the coding sequence ATGAAGGGTTTGCAAGCTGTGACGGCGATTGTGGGAGTGGCTTTAGTTGGGATAGGCGCAGCGATGGCGCTGACGAATCCCAATCAGGATTCTTATGAGGAGTATGCAGTAGAGCAACTTACAGACTACTTGCAAAAGGATATTTGTCCAAAAGCACCATCAATTCTAGGTAATTCCTTAGAAGATCAGTGCCGTTCAATAGTTGAATCTCATCAACCTCAAATTAAGCAACTTATCTCTAAGAGTACTCAACGGCAGAATTTTATTTTATTTAGCATTTATCAAACAGACTTATCTCCTAGCACAATTGTAGCATTTTTACCTGCGAATACGTTACCTGGCTATCATTTTGAAACAGTCGGTGCTATTGATAATTTTTATACTTATCAAGCGCAGCAAAGGTGA
- a CDS encoding serine/threonine-protein kinase has product MSYCLNPQCHYPVNSPPERFCNRCGFRLLLKERYSAINPLGMGGFGRTFLAVDQDIPSHPKCVIKQLYFSHSEPKTFKKVVALFNQEAIRLDELGKHPQIPTLLASFEQEQNLYLVQDFIDGNTLEEELEKNGVYNESQIWTLLKSLLPVLQFIHDHQVVHRDIKPSNIIRRKTDDQLVLIDFGVAKLLTNSAILKPGTIIGSPEYMAPEQGRGKALPASDLYSLGVTCINLLTGVPTLDMFDIVNDCWMWQDFLPAGVKISDRLTEILDKLLKDSLKERYQSAEEVLQAINLNNTVKATNSHNLINLISELNTDYTKLQHLLAKKRWKEADEETWVVLCKASHKSVGSYLFNSDIDQLPCEDLQIINQLWLLYSSGRFGFSVQKRIYRAVGGEYATFCEIIGWKVHNSNFSDSALQFHSSAPTGHLPSRRWVGGCYSWWLHAQHMATRLEQCGIN; this is encoded by the coding sequence ATGAGTTACTGTTTAAACCCTCAATGTCACTACCCAGTCAATTCTCCCCCTGAAAGGTTTTGTAACAGGTGTGGCTTTAGGTTATTGCTAAAAGAGAGATATAGTGCAATTAACCCTCTTGGTATGGGAGGATTTGGCAGAACTTTTTTAGCTGTAGATCAAGATATACCTTCTCACCCAAAGTGTGTAATTAAGCAATTATATTTTTCTCATAGCGAGCCTAAAACTTTTAAAAAAGTAGTGGCTTTATTTAATCAAGAAGCAATTCGTTTAGACGAGTTAGGTAAACATCCTCAAATTCCAACTTTATTGGCTAGCTTTGAACAAGAACAAAATTTATATTTAGTTCAAGATTTTATTGATGGCAATACTTTAGAAGAGGAATTAGAAAAAAATGGTGTTTATAATGAAAGTCAGATTTGGACATTGTTAAAAAGTTTGTTGCCAGTTTTACAATTTATCCACGACCACCAAGTTGTGCATCGGGATATTAAGCCAAGCAACATTATTCGCAGAAAAACGGATGATCAATTAGTTTTAATTGATTTTGGAGTTGCTAAACTCCTCACAAATAGCGCCATATTAAAACCTGGTACAATTATTGGTAGCCCAGAATATATGGCTCCTGAACAAGGTAGGGGGAAGGCATTACCAGCAAGTGATTTATACAGTTTAGGGGTAACTTGTATTAACTTGCTGACAGGTGTTCCCACGTTGGATATGTTCGATATTGTTAATGATTGTTGGATGTGGCAAGATTTTTTGCCCGCAGGGGTAAAAATAAGCGATCGCTTAACTGAAATTCTGGATAAACTCCTCAAAGATAGTCTCAAAGAACGCTATCAATCTGCTGAGGAAGTATTGCAAGCTATCAATTTAAATAATACCGTAAAAGCTACCAACTCACATAATCTTATTAACTTAATTTCAGAATTAAATACTGACTACACCAAACTACAACATTTATTAGCAAAAAAAAGATGGAAAGAAGCAGACGAAGAAACTTGGGTGGTTCTGTGCAAAGCATCTCATAAATCAGTTGGCAGCTATTTATTTAATAGTGATATTGATCAACTTCCTTGTGAAGATTTGCAAATAATTAATCAGTTGTGGTTGCTATATAGCAGTGGGCGTTTCGGTTTTAGCGTGCAGAAGCGGATTTATCGAGCAGTTGGAGGTGAATATGCTACTTTTTGCGAGATCATTGGCTGGAAAGTACATAATTCAAATTTTTCCGATTCAGCTTTGCAGTTCCATTCCTCAGCACCTACAGGACATTTACCCTCACGTCGATGGGTTGGTGGTTGTTATAGCTGGTGGCTACACGCTCAACACATGGCAACCAGGCTAGAACAATGTGGAATCAATTAA
- a CDS encoding manganese catalase family protein: MFFHKKETIHTVNINEPNPRFAQLLLEQFGGATGELTAALQYWVQSLHCDHAGIKDMLQDIALEEFSHLEMVGKLIEGHTKNVDQTEAYRSSLFAVRGVGPHFLDSQGSAWTANYINEGGDVVRDLRADIAAEAGARQTYEELIKMAPDQGTKDALVHLLTREISHTKMFMKALDSLGKLTDPFFGNIQPDNTVDLYFNLSQNGKDERGPWNSEPDFKYVANPSVEGNS; the protein is encoded by the coding sequence GTGTTTTTTCACAAAAAAGAAACGATTCATACAGTAAATATCAATGAGCCTAACCCACGTTTTGCTCAACTGCTGCTAGAACAGTTTGGAGGAGCAACGGGTGAATTGACAGCAGCTTTACAATACTGGGTGCAGTCGTTGCATTGTGATCATGCAGGTATCAAAGATATGCTTCAAGATATTGCCCTTGAAGAATTTAGCCACCTAGAAATGGTGGGGAAATTGATTGAAGGTCATACAAAGAATGTTGACCAAACAGAAGCGTATCGGAGTAGCTTGTTTGCTGTTCGGGGAGTTGGCCCACATTTTCTAGATAGTCAAGGCAGTGCATGGACAGCTAATTATATTAATGAAGGTGGTGATGTTGTCCGAGATTTGCGGGCTGATATTGCTGCTGAAGCTGGTGCGCGTCAAACTTATGAAGAGTTAATCAAGATGGCTCCAGACCAAGGTACAAAGGATGCGTTGGTACATTTACTTACCCGCGAAATTTCCCACACTAAAATGTTTATGAAGGCGTTGGATTCGTTGGGTAAGCTGACTGACCCATTCTTTGGTAATATCCAGCCGGACAATACAGTAGATCTTTACTTCAACTTGTCCCAAAATGGTAAAGATGAGCGCGGCCCCTGGAATAGTGAACCAGATTTTAAATACGTTGCTAACCCAAGTGTTGAAGGCAATTCTTAG
- a CDS encoding sirohydrochlorin chelatase, with amino-acid sequence METFIKLPLRSAYLLVSHGSRDPRPQAALEQLAELLKLRIEVSRGIQTATDTDLYQDQGQLSYQSPLLEGEQGGIASSYATLCATHSLRPMVGTACLELAALPLHEQIREFGSRILAAGFNRLEIVPLFLLPGVHVMADIPAEVKLAQQAVGADLTIELRPYLGSHPNINSLFAKQISSIWTEAWILLSHGSRRLGANHPVEKLAAQMSALPAYWSVSPSLEERVAELVNAGNRTIAILPYFLFAGGITDAIASNVAHLQAQFPTVQLSLGEPIGASSELADLILDLFE; translated from the coding sequence TTGGAAACATTCATTAAGTTGCCACTACGCTCTGCCTACCTACTGGTATCTCACGGAAGCCGCGATCCTCGTCCACAAGCAGCTTTAGAACAGCTTGCTGAACTGCTGAAGCTGCGGATTGAGGTAAGTAGGGGTATACAGACGGCTACGGATACGGATTTATATCAGGATCAAGGGCAATTAAGTTATCAGTCTCCTTTGCTGGAGGGTGAACAGGGTGGCATTGCTAGTAGCTATGCTACTTTATGCGCTACTCACTCCTTACGACCAATGGTAGGCACTGCTTGTTTAGAATTAGCTGCTCTACCTTTGCATGAGCAAATTAGGGAGTTTGGCTCACGCATTTTAGCTGCTGGGTTTAATCGTTTGGAAATTGTGCCTTTGTTTCTGTTACCAGGGGTTCATGTGATGGCAGATATTCCCGCAGAAGTAAAACTGGCTCAACAAGCTGTTGGTGCAGACTTAACAATTGAACTGCGACCTTACTTAGGTAGCCACCCTAATATAAATAGTTTGTTTGCCAAGCAGATTAGTTCTATATGGACAGAGGCATGGATTTTGTTATCTCATGGTAGCCGTCGCCTTGGTGCTAATCATCCTGTGGAAAAATTAGCAGCGCAAATGAGTGCGTTACCTGCCTATTGGTCGGTATCACCAAGTTTAGAGGAGCGAGTAGCAGAGTTAGTTAATGCTGGTAATCGGACAATTGCAATTCTGCCTTACTTTTTATTTGCTGGGGGAATTACAGATGCGATCGCTTCAAATGTAGCTCATCTGCAAGCACAATTCCCTACTGTGCAGTTGAGTCTTGGTGAACCGATAGGAGCAAGTTCTGAGTTAGCCGATTTAATTTTAGATTTATTTGAATAA
- the cobA gene encoding uroporphyrinogen-III C-methyltransferase, which translates to MSISSQETNTFNQQNKRCLGKVYLVGAGPGDPGLLTLKGKGLLECADVVVYDALVSPQILMMINPQAEKIDAGKRMGRHSLFQEDTTKLLIELAQSQAIVVRLKGGDPFVFGRGGEEMEDLVRAGVPVEVVPGVTSGIAAPAYAGIPLTHRSYSSSVTFVTGHESAGKYRPAVNWSAIAHGSETIVVYMGIHNLPYITSQLEEAGLSPQTPIALVRWGTRPEQEELIGTLETIVEQVEESGFTAPAIAVIGNVVNLHSILTINN; encoded by the coding sequence ATGAGCATCAGCAGTCAAGAAACGAACACATTTAATCAGCAAAACAAGCGGTGCTTAGGCAAGGTTTATCTTGTCGGTGCGGGACCTGGAGATCCAGGGTTGCTGACTTTGAAGGGTAAGGGACTGCTAGAGTGTGCTGATGTGGTGGTTTATGATGCTTTGGTTAGTCCGCAGATTTTAATGATGATTAATCCGCAGGCAGAAAAAATTGATGCGGGTAAACGGATGGGTCGTCACTCTTTATTTCAAGAAGATACAACTAAGCTGTTAATTGAACTCGCCCAAAGTCAAGCGATAGTTGTACGGTTAAAAGGTGGTGATCCGTTTGTATTTGGTCGCGGTGGGGAAGAGATGGAAGATTTGGTGCGTGCAGGTGTACCTGTGGAAGTTGTTCCAGGGGTGACATCAGGTATTGCTGCACCAGCTTATGCGGGTATTCCGTTGACTCACAGATCTTATAGTTCTTCAGTTACTTTTGTCACAGGTCACGAGTCTGCGGGTAAGTATCGACCTGCGGTGAATTGGAGTGCGATCGCACACGGTTCAGAAACTATTGTGGTTTATATGGGGATTCACAATTTACCCTACATTACTTCACAACTTGAAGAAGCTGGGCTAAGTCCCCAAACACCGATAGCTTTGGTGCGTTGGGGTACAAGACCTGAGCAAGAAGAGTTAATTGGGACGCTAGAAACGATTGTTGAGCAGGTGGAAGAATCAGGTTTTACTGCACCTGCGATCGCGGTGATTGGAAATGTCGTTAATTTACACTCAATCTTAACAATTAACAATTAA
- a CDS encoding YdcF family protein, with translation MFVLLTRVILWLLLCALVYYVLAQLIPKEYLAWLGGILLFVIIILVFINTNDPFVIAAGSVISFPFKPLGVSLLLLLFAITGINNGGIKKEAYYQLWVAFLILLLSSTPYLAYHIAQQAEREFIQAEQQRREICQAQCPTNLTPPEAQKARAIVVLGHESPQGNLAYIRQVQINDISDRLIYASQVYQEQLSLENRPLLIVSTAYNFTKDNTNQSGDFTTILSKLGVPAERVILETNSLDLHSSAVAVQQILKQRGLGNQQIILITSALNSNRARLTFAQMRFKITPRTEEFYTLPSGNIPLKSLKVQDFIPNVAALTITTRVVEEFLASLYYFLRGWLSPVIL, from the coding sequence ATGTTTGTCCTACTAACGCGGGTTATACTCTGGCTGCTACTATGCGCCCTTGTCTACTATGTACTGGCGCAGTTGATTCCCAAAGAATATCTCGCCTGGTTAGGTGGCATATTATTGTTTGTAATCATCATTTTGGTATTTATTAATACTAATGATCCTTTTGTTATAGCAGCAGGTAGTGTGATATCTTTTCCTTTTAAACCGCTAGGGGTGTCACTTTTACTGTTGTTATTCGCAATAACTGGAATAAATAATGGTGGTATTAAAAAAGAAGCATATTACCAATTATGGGTAGCTTTTTTAATTTTGTTACTATCAAGTACACCTTATCTAGCTTACCACATAGCACAACAAGCCGAACGAGAGTTTATTCAAGCAGAACAACAGCGCCGAGAGATTTGTCAAGCTCAATGTCCTACTAATCTAACACCACCCGAAGCACAGAAAGCAAGGGCAATTGTAGTATTAGGGCATGAAAGTCCTCAAGGAAATTTGGCTTACATTAGGCAGGTTCAGATTAATGATATTAGCGATCGCCTAATTTATGCCTCCCAAGTTTACCAAGAACAATTATCCCTAGAAAATCGTCCTTTGCTAATTGTTAGTACTGCTTATAATTTTACCAAAGATAACACCAATCAATCCGGCGACTTTACAACAATTCTTTCAAAACTAGGTGTGCCAGCCGAGAGAGTTATCCTAGAAACTAATAGTTTAGATCTACATTCCAGCGCTGTTGCGGTACAACAAATTTTAAAACAGCGTGGTCTTGGTAATCAACAAATTATTTTGATTACCTCTGCATTAAATAGCAACCGCGCCAGACTGACCTTTGCCCAAATGCGTTTTAAAATTACTCCTAGAACAGAAGAATTCTATACGTTACCGTCTGGAAATATACCTCTAAAAAGCTTAAAAGTTCAAGACTTTATTCCCAATGTAGCAGCCCTGACGATCACCACGCGGGTAGTTGAAGAATTTCTGGCATCACTTTACTACTTCTTACGTGGCTGGTTGTCACCAGTAATATTATGA
- a CDS encoding SDR family oxidoreductase: MKRILVTGASGFLGWNLCQLAKQEWDIYGTYWSNYLDILGVNMLKVDLTDLEELKRIFQEIQPAGIIHTAALSSPNFCQNNPEISHKINVVASCNIAELAANYAIPCVFTSTDLVFNGLNAPYKETDLVSPVNLYGEQKVMAEVGMLQRYPLTAVCRMPLMFGVASPTANSFIQPFIQGLREGKELSLFTDEFRTPVSGKTAAQGLLLALEKVQGYIHLGGKERVSRYDFGRLLVEVLQLSGAKLQTCLQKDVKMAAPRSPDVSLDSTKAFNLGYQPLSIREELELLKGKL; encoded by the coding sequence ATGAAAAGAATTTTGGTGACAGGTGCTAGCGGTTTTTTGGGGTGGAACCTTTGCCAGTTAGCTAAACAAGAATGGGATATCTATGGAACTTATTGGTCAAATTATTTAGATATTTTAGGTGTAAATATGCTGAAAGTTGATTTAACGGATTTGGAAGAACTCAAGCGTATATTTCAAGAAATCCAACCAGCCGGAATTATTCATACGGCTGCTTTATCAAGTCCCAATTTTTGTCAAAATAATCCTGAGATATCCCACAAAATTAATGTTGTAGCATCGTGTAATATTGCTGAACTAGCAGCGAATTATGCAATTCCTTGTGTTTTTACTTCAACTGATTTAGTTTTCAATGGCTTAAATGCTCCTTATAAAGAAACAGATTTAGTTTCTCCGGTGAATCTTTATGGTGAGCAAAAGGTGATGGCGGAAGTAGGAATGTTACAGCGTTATCCGCTAACGGCAGTTTGCCGAATGCCTTTAATGTTTGGGGTTGCGTCACCTACAGCTAACAGTTTTATTCAGCCATTTATTCAAGGTTTGAGGGAGGGAAAAGAGTTAAGTTTATTTACAGATGAGTTTCGCACGCCTGTAAGTGGTAAAACTGCGGCGCAAGGCTTGTTATTAGCTTTAGAAAAAGTTCAAGGATATATTCATTTAGGTGGAAAAGAGCGGGTATCTCGCTATGATTTTGGTCGATTATTAGTAGAGGTTTTACAGCTTTCAGGGGCAAAGTTGCAAACCTGTTTACAAAAAGATGTGAAAATGGCTGCACCCAGATCACCTGATGTTTCTTTAGATAGTACAAAAGCTTTCAATTTAGGTTATCAACCTTTATCTATTAGGGAAGAGTTAGAGTTGCTAAAAGGAAAACTTTAG
- a CDS encoding EAL domain-containing response regulator, with protein sequence MNKSFTSSVKRKILIVDDTPDNLRLLDKTLTNQGYEVQCAINGELALIGAGAEVPDLILLDIKMPGLDGYQVCQRLKAQAQTCEIPVIFLSALDEAIDKVKAFTVGGVDYITKPFQIEEVLARVENQLALQAAKKEITLLNAELEQRINQRTEQLKRANVELTESEEQFRLTFEMAPIGIAIQTLDGKFIRVNKAFCETSGYPSEELLEKTWMDISHPDDIAVALAYHQKLYQGEISDFQIESRHLTKDGKVVYGILQVAVVRDAEQKPVHLISQFLDISARKLAEEKLIFGALHDDLTNLPNRNLLMERLELALKQAQRQTDYLFAVMFIDLDRFKIVNDSLGHDVGDQLLVAIARKLETLIRATDIVARLGGDEFIILLDHLQDINDAIRIAERICLELNSPFLIENRQVFTTASIGIVLSSPYYQAASELLRDADIAMYRAKEAGKARYEIFDRVMHAHAVNQLQLESDLRDAIAHQELLVNYQPIISLTTGKLTGFEALLRWEHPSRGFVSPAEFIPIAEETGLIITIGEWILREACRQLHTWQLQHQLSNSLTISVNLSSKQLREPTLIKKIEQIINETKLNSSCLKLELTESMLIDNIEAVISTMSQLRGKEIHLSIDDFGTGFSCLSYLHRFPINTLKIDRSFVNRIGEENENLGIVKTIITLAHELGMDAIAEGVETQQQVNQLKALGCDQAQGYFFSKPLSGESAELFIATHKI encoded by the coding sequence ATGAATAAGAGTTTTACAAGTTCTGTTAAAAGAAAAATTTTAATTGTAGATGACACACCTGATAATTTACGCCTTTTAGACAAAACCTTAACTAACCAGGGATATGAAGTCCAGTGTGCAATTAACGGAGAGTTGGCTTTAATAGGGGCTGGTGCGGAAGTACCAGATTTAATTTTACTAGATATTAAAATGCCCGGATTGGATGGATATCAGGTATGCCAACGCCTGAAAGCACAAGCGCAAACTTGCGAAATTCCCGTGATATTTTTGAGCGCACTAGATGAAGCAATTGATAAAGTGAAAGCTTTTACTGTAGGCGGAGTAGATTATATTACTAAACCGTTTCAAATTGAAGAAGTTTTAGCGCGTGTAGAAAATCAACTAGCTTTGCAAGCAGCTAAAAAAGAAATTACCCTCCTCAATGCTGAACTAGAACAACGAATTAATCAACGCACAGAGCAGTTAAAACGAGCGAATGTGGAACTCACTGAAAGCGAAGAGCAATTTCGCCTAACTTTTGAAATGGCTCCCATTGGTATCGCCATTCAAACCCTTGATGGCAAATTTATTCGAGTAAATAAAGCTTTCTGTGAAACATCAGGTTATCCCAGCGAAGAACTTTTAGAGAAAACTTGGATGGATATCAGCCATCCCGATGATATTGCTGTCGCCCTTGCCTACCACCAAAAACTTTACCAAGGGGAAATTTCGGATTTCCAAATTGAGAGCCGTCATTTAACTAAAGATGGCAAGGTAGTTTATGGCATCTTACAGGTGGCTGTAGTTAGAGATGCCGAGCAAAAACCTGTGCATTTAATCAGTCAGTTTTTAGATATTAGCGCTCGCAAATTAGCCGAGGAGAAATTAATTTTTGGTGCTTTGCACGATGATTTGACCAATTTACCCAATCGTAATTTGTTGATGGAGCGGCTGGAATTAGCATTAAAACAAGCTCAACGGCAAACAGATTATTTATTTGCGGTAATGTTTATCGATCTTGATCGCTTTAAGATCGTTAATGATAGTTTAGGGCATGATGTTGGCGATCAACTATTGGTGGCGATCGCCCGCAAGTTAGAAACCTTAATTCGTGCTACTGATATAGTGGCGCGTCTTGGGGGAGACGAGTTTATTATCCTGCTAGATCATCTGCAAGATATCAATGACGCGATTAGAATTGCCGAGCGCATCTGTTTAGAACTTAATTCACCCTTTTTGATAGAAAATCGTCAAGTTTTTACCACTGCCAGTATTGGTATTGTGTTGAGTTCACCTTATTATCAAGCAGCCTCGGAATTATTAAGAGATGCCGATATTGCTATGTATCGTGCAAAAGAGGCGGGTAAAGCTCGTTATGAAATTTTTGATCGGGTAATGCACGCTCATGCTGTCAACCAACTGCAACTAGAAAGCGACTTACGCGATGCGATCGCACATCAAGAACTGTTGGTTAACTATCAACCAATCATCTCATTAACCACAGGCAAACTTACAGGTTTTGAAGCTTTATTACGCTGGGAACATCCCAGTCGCGGTTTTGTCTCTCCGGCAGAATTTATCCCCATTGCCGAAGAAACAGGCTTAATTATTACTATCGGTGAATGGATACTGCGTGAAGCTTGTCGTCAATTGCACACCTGGCAATTACAACATCAACTTAGCAATAGTTTGACCATCAGCGTTAATCTTTCTAGTAAACAACTCAGAGAACCAACTTTAATCAAGAAAATTGAGCAAATTATTAACGAAACTAAATTAAATAGTAGTTGTTTAAAGCTAGAACTTACTGAAAGTATGCTAATTGATAATATTGAAGCCGTAATCTCTACAATGTCCCAACTCCGAGGCAAAGAAATTCATTTAAGCATAGATGACTTTGGTACAGGCTTCTCCTGTTTAAGTTATTTACATCGTTTTCCAATTAATACTTTAAAGATTGACCGTTCTTTTGTTAATCGGATTGGAGAAGAAAATGAAAATTTAGGAATTGTCAAAACTATAATTACCTTAGCTCACGAATTGGGGATGGATGCGATCGCAGAAGGGGTAGAAACTCAGCAGCAAGTAAACCAATTGAAAGCTTTAGGGTGCGATCAAGCTCAAGGATACTTTTTTTCCAAACCCTTAAGCGGCGAATCAGCAGAGCTTTTCATCGCCACACACAAAATATAG